One Actinomycetota bacterium genomic window carries:
- a CDS encoding ROK family protein, which translates to MADRVLAVDLGGTRMRAAIVTPDGEIHERRADPTPRDAECPDAVLRLAGDVIAAGAVGRAVIGVPGRVDYAGGRLEHAPNLPPHWPGALDEALLADRLGMPVTIANDADLATVGEAFFGAGVAFDDVAYITVSTGVGAGVVLGRRLVAGRRSGIELGHTVVDIGAASNDQPASVEDLASGTALERAAAERGLPADGATLVDAVLRGDEAARAVWNQVVAVISTAVTNVAYLFTPQIIILGGGVGSNGDLILDPLRTHLRDAGPPDLLEPIELTVAATGDDAGLVGAAGWDTATCQEHR; encoded by the coding sequence ATGGCTGACCGCGTCCTCGCCGTCGATCTGGGCGGGACGCGGATGCGGGCCGCGATCGTGACCCCCGACGGCGAGATCCACGAACGGCGCGCCGACCCCACCCCTCGGGATGCCGAGTGTCCCGACGCCGTGCTGCGTCTGGCCGGCGACGTCATCGCGGCCGGAGCCGTCGGTCGGGCGGTCATCGGCGTCCCGGGCCGGGTCGACTACGCCGGCGGGCGGCTCGAGCACGCCCCGAACCTCCCACCCCACTGGCCCGGAGCGCTGGACGAGGCCCTGCTGGCCGACCGCCTGGGCATGCCCGTCACCATCGCCAACGATGCCGATCTCGCGACCGTGGGCGAGGCCTTCTTCGGCGCCGGCGTCGCCTTCGACGACGTCGCCTACATCACCGTCTCGACCGGCGTCGGCGCCGGGGTCGTGCTGGGCCGACGCCTCGTCGCCGGCCGACGGTCGGGCATCGAACTCGGCCACACCGTCGTGGACATCGGTGCGGCATCGAACGACCAGCCCGCGTCGGTGGAGGACCTCGCATCAGGGACGGCCCTCGAGCGCGCCGCAGCGGAGCGCGGACTCCCTGCCGACGGTGCCACCCTCGTCGACGCGGTCCTGCGAGGTGACGAGGCGGCACGAGCGGTCTGGAACCAGGTCGTCGCGGTGATCTCGACCGCTGTGACGAACGTCGCCTACCTCTTCACGCCCCAGATCATCATCCTCGGCGGTGGGGTCGGCAGCAACGGCGACCTGATCCTCGATCCGCTACGCACGCATCTCCGCGACGCGGGACCCCCCGATCTTCTAGAGCCGATCGAGCTCACCGTGGCCGCCACCGGCGACGACGCCGGTCTCGTCGGCGCTGCCGGTTGGGACACCGCGACCTGCCAGGAACATCGGTGA
- a CDS encoding radical SAM protein, with protein sequence MRLAAALRRLAEIERATRPAGPEVTAALAARWEQLPAAVRSPSQMLGRKFTGCEATHGVFPACNFGCRPCYLPSNSNRVALDPDRTLAEVERQMSYLRQHRGPGQYAQLIGGEVSLLPPDVHAEALQVMRRHGRFPMSFTHGDFDYDYLERLAVGRDGTRRFDILSFAVHIDTTMYGRRAAARPSGEGQLHPERRRVKDMFERLQREHGVRHHLAHNMTVTPANVDEVADVVRVCRDLGYRMCSFQPAAEVGDPRRWDGSYAALTDDRVWAEIERGVGRRLPHRALEVGDPRCNRVTWGLWSAGRYVPVAEDDHPGDLAARDAFFRVLPGNLLFASPPRTVARVARALFAHPRDIPVALRWGARLARRLGARGLVSGVQPATYVMHSFMDADDVQAAWHLLQRDQVASDPRIRATQERLSACAYGMAHPDRDEVVPACVQHSVLDEVENAHLLRQLPLLT encoded by the coding sequence GTGAGGCTCGCTGCAGCGCTGCGGCGTCTGGCCGAGATCGAGCGGGCGACGCGCCCGGCCGGCCCCGAAGTCACGGCCGCGCTCGCTGCACGCTGGGAGCAGCTCCCTGCCGCGGTGCGCTCACCGTCGCAGATGCTGGGCCGCAAGTTCACCGGGTGCGAGGCCACCCACGGGGTCTTCCCTGCGTGCAACTTCGGCTGCCGGCCGTGTTACCTGCCCTCGAACTCCAACCGCGTGGCCCTCGACCCCGATCGCACGCTGGCTGAGGTCGAGCGACAGATGTCCTACCTGCGCCAGCATCGCGGGCCGGGGCAGTACGCGCAGCTCATCGGCGGCGAGGTTTCCCTGCTGCCGCCCGACGTGCACGCCGAGGCGCTGCAGGTGATGCGTCGCCACGGGCGCTTCCCGATGAGCTTCACACACGGCGACTTCGACTACGACTACCTCGAGCGACTAGCCGTTGGCCGCGACGGCACCCGGCGCTTCGACATCCTGTCGTTCGCCGTGCACATCGACACAACGATGTACGGTCGCCGCGCCGCTGCCCGCCCCTCGGGTGAAGGCCAGCTGCACCCGGAACGTCGCCGGGTCAAGGACATGTTCGAGCGCCTGCAACGCGAGCACGGGGTCCGCCACCACCTGGCGCACAACATGACGGTCACACCCGCCAACGTCGACGAGGTCGCCGACGTCGTCCGGGTGTGTCGCGACCTCGGGTACCGGATGTGCTCGTTCCAGCCCGCCGCCGAGGTCGGCGACCCGCGCCGATGGGACGGCTCCTACGCGGCGCTCACCGACGACCGCGTCTGGGCCGAGATCGAGCGCGGCGTCGGCCGGCGCCTGCCTCACCGTGCCCTGGAGGTCGGCGACCCACGCTGCAACCGCGTGACCTGGGGCCTGTGGTCAGCTGGCCGCTACGTGCCGGTGGCCGAGGACGATCACCCCGGCGACCTCGCGGCCCGGGACGCGTTCTTCCGGGTGCTGCCGGGCAACCTGCTGTTCGCGTCACCGCCACGGACGGTTGCGCGAGTGGCCCGTGCCCTGTTCGCCCACCCCCGCGACATCCCGGTCGCACTGCGGTGGGGCGCCAGGCTCGCACGCCGACTCGGCGCACGTGGCCTCGTGTCCGGCGTCCAGCCCGCGACCTACGTCATGCACAGCTTCATGGACGCAGACGACGTCCAGGCAGCCTGGCACCTGCTCCAACGTGACCAGGTGGCCAGCGATCCGCGGATCCGTGCGACACAGGAGCGCCTGTCCGCGTGCGCCTACGGCATGGCGCATCCCGACCGCGACGAGGTCGTCCCGGCCTGTGTGCAACACAGCGTGCTCGACGAGGTCGAGAACGCGCACCTGTTGCGACAGTTACCGCTGCTGACCTGA